acTAGCTAATTtaccttaaaattaattactataaacaCAGAACTAATATCTTAATTCAGCAAATTAACTCAACTTGATTACCAAAGGAGTTAGGCGAAGGATTTTGGGGATACAAATAGAAACGGACAAAAAGtgcacatataatatatatatatatgtgcatggGAGGATGAGGAGAGTATAAACAAGTAATGgggtttaattatcattatgatTGTGGTTTTTTGTGTAGAGATTATAAGGTGGGTGTTTAAATAGATTGCAGTTAGATTAGGGTAGGGATGGATGCATCTAAAGGAAGGAAATAGGATACGGGGAATTGCAAAAGGACCACCAATCAGCATACTGGTCATGGTATTGGTAGGTTCCACTGGGGGGTCTCTCTTCGAAAACAATTTGGGCAAATGAAAGACAAGCTCTTGTCACTGCCTTAATTTGCAAGCCTGCCTTGCCTTCACATGATTTTATTAGTTGGAAACTGAGCCTACCCCATTTCAATGGGGGAGAGGAGGATCCATGCATGTTCTCCAACATGTTTatatcccccccccccccccaacatttctttttcttggttTGTTCCCTCTGAATTTACTACAACTATTATAATTGgagaaaatagtataaaatttagtaaaataaataaaacaaagagcTGAATCTTCCTGTCCACATGCCATACTTGTTGCTTGTGTTATGGGGGGAGTTGGTTCAGCTTGCAGTTCCCATGTGCTAGTCTTTTGCTTTGACGTCAAATTGCATGCCGCCTTCTGTTATCTCTTTTAGGgttcttctatttttattttattttttcccgaatttttttgcccaaatatgcaatttcatattcattataAACTAGGATtggcaaaattcgattcgatttgaaaaaataaaaaaaaaatcaaatttcaagttattcaaatcaagttattcgaattattcgagtcaactcgaataaataattcgagtttcgagttcgaatcgagttaaattttacaattctaatgactcgaataattcgaataatagaTTAGTGTAAATACCTTTTTGGTCCCtgtcaagtttgaaaatgagcaaatcggtctctctcaacaaaaattataaaataattcaaaataatttttaaaaattcaaaatatttataaaattacaatatattttttaaaataaaaaattagaataataattttgggacttaaataagttaattaataattcaaatttatcatactaaagtatttcttttttattattttgctttgaaaattttttcaaatatatggtttcaaatttatgttttctattttgaaattagttttactataacaatattttaatttgacatgtttaattttttaatttaactcaaacaatttcactcgattcgacttGACTCGAATTTCATTCTACTCGACTCAAATTTCACtccactcgactcgattcgaaaaatttcaaattgaattaggatgataaaataatactcatcaactcgaaattttttcacttgattcgatcgaatgctcacccctattaTCAACCACTGCtcaagttaattttaaaaaaaaaactattatttaaggattaatatatatagttttccCCTTAAACTTGTCCAAAAGTATTTAGTTGATATTTGCACTTTTTTTTACCTAGACGGTACTTAAACTTGTATTCTGTCAGTTAGGCTGGTACCTCTGTACTAACACTATCAGTTTGTGACTTTGTGTTGGTGTGACATTGATGGTCAATCCTATAGTGATACATGACAGCCTATcagacataaataaaaaattagagatatttcttaaaaaatataaattaactttaaaaagtataataatttggacaaatttaattaccAACTACGTATTTTTAGACAAGTTTAGGATGCAAATTACATGttaaccttaaaaaattaaagctatTAACAAATTTGGATAATATATGTGACGGGATCCAAGTTCAGATAccaattagataaaaaaatcaaatacaaactAAATACGTTTAGACAAATTCAGGAATAAATTACATggtaactttttatttaattgttttctcCTCGTCCCATGCTTAACTTTTTCTCATGAAATCATAACCCGTCATATTCatccactacaccaaaacaggcttttagcggcgcttttttaggccttttagcgccgctaaaagtatttgcagCGATTTGAGAAGCGccggaaaaaacgccgctaaagaccgcgtcgctaactttagcggcgtttttagaaaagaacgccgctaaagaccaagacctttagtggcgctttaacggaaaacgccgctaaagaccaagacctttagcggcgcttttccgaaaaacgtcgctaaagaacaAGACcgttagcggcgcttttccaaaaacgccgctaaagaccaagacctttagcggcgattttccgaaaaacaccgctaaagaccaagacctttagcggcgcttttcccaaaaacgctgctatagaccaagacctttagcggcgcttttcccaaaaacgccgctatagaccactacctttagcggcgcttttcccacaatcgtcgctaaagatcatgacctttagcggcgcttttatcacaaacgccgctaaaaatataacctttaaaaaaaattattttaatcaaataatatttatttttatgataaatattatattatgttttattttttaaatttgaaatttaaatattctttttaatgataaataaaattatattatttaaattaaattttctatgaaaattttaactttaaaactaaatataaaaattaatgaatttaattttagaatttaaaataataaattaataacacaattaaaatccaaaagttagaactcaagttgttgtaaatattaaagtaaaaataaaattttagaatcaaaactaaaataaataatacatatgaaaaattaaaacacagaCAGTAACGAAAAATTAAACACCACACATAAAATTACACAGACagtaacaaaaaattaaacaccacacaaaatttatcaaactagTTAAGAAATAAATGGTGCAGCCATGCAGTATAAATACAATAGAATCATAGGGTAATTTTCCATAAATATCTTCAGAGTACCAAGAACAATttgtcacaaaattataaaacatgattaaaaaaaaaaacaggtaGCAGACAAGCTATTTGttactttttgttttgcttcCAAGTCTTCCTCAGCTGCCTTCATCTTGGCAACagaatcatcttcatcatccctgcttaagaaaacaaagaaccatGTTACTCAGGATGAAACGAAAAGctttttttcaataaatcatGTACACATCAACTCAATATgaagaaaaacagaaaatattAGTCCAATGTTATAACTGAAAATTGCATATCCTTGTACAGGTTAATGTGCTTGTTAGCatgagaatttaaaaaaaaaaagaagctctTTATACTTGAAGGGACAATGGAAATTAGAACAGAATAAAACTAAACAGGCAAGAGATAAAACGGATATCAATGGACACCTCATCCCGAGATCATTTTCATTGGGGCACCTAAGGAAAAAGAACACGGTAAATATAAGAACATAAGAACACGGTAAATATAAGAACATAAGAACACGGTAAATATAGTAAATTACGAATGGAGAAAAGCCAAACAAGTAGCTAAAAACCTGACCTTTAGGGTTCGATAAAAGGCATTTTGCCATAAAGTGAGCAATGCTTCACGGATGAATCCAAACATTTCACTGCTTATGTATGCTTCATGAGTTGCCTGATGAAGCAACCCGAAGATGTCAGATACCTTCGTTCTGCTGACATTATCAATGGCTTTTCGCGAGATGAGGAGAGTTTCATAAACATGCTGAATGGGATTGGTACAAAAGTTGGTTCCACTTTGCGAGAATGCTATCTGTGTAAGCAATCCCGAGAAATTCACTGCTATTACAACAGTTATTGGGCATCCATTAGCCGCTCTTTCTTCCAATACAATCATATCATGCTGTACTATTCTTTGCTACAGATTATCTTCAGTATTGTTGGCTGGCGTGTCTCTGGAAATTAAGCTGCTTTCCTTGCTTTTCCTTTAATGGTTTCCAGTGTATTTCTTCCAGAGATTTATTCATCCATCTCAAATGCATAAAACAATATACCTTTAACGAGTACCAATTGcaaaatttaaacctaaatGTAGGACCTTCAAGTATCACCCACAACCATAGATATCACCATACCAAATAATTGAACAATGACACCGAATCAtgcattaatttttaaatataagaaaccggccaacatttttatttttatttttacaaagatAATGCTCATACTTTCAGCACCAAACACTGTCGTAAGGTTTCATTCCATTATTTTAGAATAGCATGCGGTATGGGATGCCTAACTCATTACATGGACAAGCATTCCAAACAAGAAAACCATTGCGCACACTAAAATTGCAGCAGCGTCGCTCAGTTTCAATAGCATACCTTGCTAAATAATTTACTTGGGTGATGATCCTACCAGTTCCATGTGTTGTATTCGAGAAAAGTAGCATTACTCTGCcataatttattctattaaacaaTTACAATTAAATGAAGAGATTTAGTATATAAGAACCTGTAGCTTCCTTGAATGGAAACTCAATTTTAATATCGGATTCATTAAGAGATTTGAGTCGGGTCAAAAAGTCTCTAGAATCTACGGTAGATACCAACCGAGCATAGAGCTGCAATTAATTTCAGAAATTAGAACGAAAAAAGAATTAACACACAcagaaaaaaaaccctaaaagatTGAAATTTACATACGTTAGGAGGACAATCGTTTAACAGAACAAGAGATTCAGATAAATTATTGAGAAGTTTGAGGTTCTGTTCCAGTTGATTCCTTAAACGCcgatttttggattttagggtttCCAATTCTTTTTGAAGCTCGAAATTGTAAAGATTGTGGGGAGCATCATGGTGATGGTGGAGGTGGTGGCTACATTCCAAGGCGGTCCATGCGACGTCGGTGACTTCGAGGACGGTCTTGGCAACTTCCACAGCTTCATGGCCGCCCATTGATGAAGGCAAAAAATGGAACTTTTCTTCGGGGACTTGAGATATGGGGTGAGAGAGAGGGGTTGGATGTTAGGGGGGAAAGTTGGGGATTTCGGGGGAGGGAATTCTACAAAATTGcgttatttttctaaaattaatttttttgtggcgtttttttataaaaacgttGCTATTGCTTAtttattgcggcgttttttggcgtttttaaaaaagacgccgtaaaaaattatttcatttggaataaaacgacactgttttgctatgctaaaagggtgctattttttttaagtaaaattattttttgtggtgttttttataaaaacgccgctgtTGCTTATTTCATTTGGAATAAAACGACACTATTTTGCTGtgctaaaaatcttttattttgtctgttaaaaattattagttaagtgattttataaaacatttattattttttttataaattgaatttttataaaaaatcaagtaATCTCAAAACAAAtatcgtatattttaataagaaaaaatgattaaatggctataattaattattaagttagaataatccaatgtaagcaattaatctctcacatatcaaatttctattaaagattgagacgttaatcatgattttatattattcatttcgatctaatctccattttattagagatatttcttcctaactaaaatataattattttgctagatgttcgatgtagaatgattttagttttgtattttatttttatttgttataatttggtcctatatatccaaaatagatagttacctatccgtatcaatttgttacattttttattaatttttaaatctaatatttaaatatatcaaatggtttagattaaatattttttagtcataAACACCACTAATGTTACCTTTTTCGGCGTTTACAgaagaaacgccactaataaattaaattcttgtaaTGAAATGACaccattttgaaaaattctaatacatattagcagcgtttttagcaaaaacgccgctaaagctcgcatattttagaattttttatattcaattatcgtgtattgcatatcaattttaaattaataatctttacaatttattattatctcttttacaattatataagaacttatttagtatataaattaaaaaatactaattaatctaaaccttaaaccctaacccgatcctgaatctctaaaccctaaatcactaactcttagccccaaaccccaaaccccaaacgcCAAACCCATAACCACTAACCCccaaaccttatttaatatataaattaaaaaacactaattaatttaaatcctaaaccctaacccgaccctaaatccctaatctttaaaccctaaccctaacccaaccccgaatccctaacccctaaacattatttaatatataaattaaaacacactaattaatctaaaccataaCCTGACACCGAATCCATAAAACCTAAATCCTTAACTGAtcttaacctctaacccctaacctataaaccttaaatcacaacccttaaatcagaatccctaattccataatctataaaccttaaaattgtaacttttaaactgaccctaaatcctaaattaaccatatatatactctaaaacatatatattaaaccctaaacattcGACTCTAGACTTGAGACCCAGCTAACATTTTTTGTTATCAAGAAAAAACAATCAGCTTTTTCTTTTCGGGAGCAAATCGTCCAACTAACCCCACCGACTCTACTAGCTAAATTGAATCCCAACttcacttaattattttctaaaattcaatatttaataaattttattcgaatttcaatatttataatatttttctataaccCTTCTCAGCCTAAAAAACCTAGCTAGTATTAATTTCTAGCATGGTATTAGACCAAGTAACAACCTCATTTGtcccttttattcattttcagtTCTTACACTTGAGTTGGTACAATTAGGTCATTGTAGTGTTCATGTTTgattaactaaatataaaattatttttggtaataaaattatcaatatataatattatttatcacgatatttggtgttttatattactttctttgatttatttaatcaaactatcaaaatttattattcttataaaatttattctatttttattctttacaaaCACAACAACttaagttttatgatattttattttactcataatttaatatatttttctagtaaagtagtttaaataaacgtgattgaaaaataatactaaatagtTAGGAGTTaggacttctctttaataaaaacattttgtattaaacaatattatttgttatcatttaaatgtaaatttgaccaatatataataaatacaacgaaatatcaattttttcaacttaatataaaaaaatataattgaaacattacttgagaatatatcaaagaatgagataattgaaatggttttagatttttattattattagtgacgcttttttaaaaacgacgctaaaggcccgagcattagcggcgcttttcaaaaacgccgctaaaggccagagcattagcggcgctttttcaaaaatgccgctaaaggcccgagcGTTAGCGGCGCCttaataaaaacgccgctaaatgccagagcattagcagcgctttttcaaaaacgccgctaaaggcccgagcattagcggtgctttaataaaaacgccgctaaaagccatagtattagcggcgctttttccaaaacgccactaaagtcccgagcattagcggcgctttaataaaaacgccgctaaatgcccccaaaactcagaaaacggtgtcgttgggcttaggctttttgcggcgctttccaaaaaacgccgctaatgcttatttttagcggcgttttgcaaaaagcgccgctaatgctcgacctttagcggcgtttttaaaaacgccgctaatgcttgatttttagtggcgttttttgtccaaacgccgctaaaaacgccgctaaaagcctgttttgatGTAGTGATCACAATCGTCCATTTGACTGCGTACGTTTTATATTATGCAGAAGTTGGTAAATAAGTTGTTATAACAAATCCTAGTATTTAGGGATAAGTTCTTTATAATTAACAGTTAATATACGTGCTAAGCATGCTAGTTAGTTACTTCTTACCTACTATATAACAAGAAAGTTGTAGCAACAAAAAAAGCAATACATGAAGCGTTTTATTTTCTCTCCACTTTTCAATCGATTGTTTCTCTTTTCAATTGAttgcttctctttttttaatCGATTGTTTCGTTATCTATTGATATCACAACATGGTATCAGAAGCCATGACCAATCTTTTCTTGCTTTCCTgtgttttttcttcttaatcTTCCTCAATGGCAGTCCATCCACCTTCTTTTCTTGCCATTGACTTTCATCACCCTCTTTATCTTCATTCCTCCGATACCCCTAGCACTTTACTGGTCTCTCATAAGCTTCTTGGCTTTGAGAATTATACTGTCTGGAGTCGATCAATGAGAATTGCTCTCCTTGCCAATAATAAACTTGGATTTGTTGATGGCACTAGCTTACAGGTTAATCTTTTAGCCGATCTTTACCCTCAATGGGAATGTTGCAATGCTATTGTCCTCTCTTCGATTCTCAACACTGTTTGCCAAGAAATTTCAGCTGGCATTGTATTCACTTTGAATGCCTGCCTTGTTTGGAAGGATTTTTAAAAACGTTACAACAAAGTTGATGGCtctgaaatttattatttctgtCACACTATTTCTTCTTACACTCAATGTACTTCTTTCATCTCCATGTATTTCACATAGCTTCACCTTCTATGAGACGAGTATGATGTTTTAGTACCTTTCTCTTCATGTGATTGTGAACATGCTCAGAACACATCTGCCTCCTTTCTTCAGCAacgaaattttcaatttttaataggcCTCAATGATTCCTATTCTGTTGTGCGTAGTCAAATATTACTTATGAAACCGCTGTCTTCAGTCAATCAAACCTACTCCATGCTTGTTCAGAAAGAATCTCAACGTCAACTCTTCACTCCATTGCTTTTTGCATTTGAGCTTACTGCCCTTTACTCCTCGACTACTACCACTGGCAGCTCTAAGTGCAGATTCAATGGCACTTGTGATCATTGTCATGTTCGAAGAAATAAACGTGAAAATTGTTATAAACGGATTGGTTTTCTTCCTAATTTTAAGTTCACTTGCAAGAAACCAATTACTACACATGTCACCTCATCGAGTGATTCAGCTAAACCTATGATTCCATCTTTCGTTCAAGCTCCATTTTCTCTCACTTTAACATTAGAAAAGTACCAACAACTCCTAACTCTTTTGCAGAAGGATTCATTTATTTCTACTACTGCTCACATGGCTTGTATGTTCTCTTCCTCTATAGCATCTGGCTGGATTCTTAACACAGGAGTTACCAACCATATGACATTTGATTTTCAGTGCTTGAATTCTTTTTTTTGCTCTTGCTCCTAGCAACTCTTGTGTTCAATTGCCTAATGGAAAATCAGCCTCTGTTACTTACATTGGCCATCATATCCTTTCCCTCACTTATAGTTAACTAATGTTTTATACATATctgattttaatta
This sequence is a window from Gossypium raimondii isolate GPD5lz chromosome 5, ASM2569854v1, whole genome shotgun sequence. Protein-coding genes within it:
- the LOC105771304 gene encoding uncharacterized protein LOC105771304; this encodes MGGHEAVEVAKTVLEVTDVAWTALECSHHLHHHHDAPHNLYNFELQKELETLKSKNRRLRNQLEQNLKLLNNLSESLVLLNDCPPNLYARLVSTVDSRDFLTRLKSLNESDIKIEFPFKEATGSYILNLFI